In the genome of Deinococcus psychrotolerans, one region contains:
- a CDS encoding glycoside hydrolase family 13 protein, whose protein sequence is MTSTLNARPWFKDAVVYQIYPRSFQDSNGDGIGDLRGILSRLDYLARLGVDVLWLSPIFASPNDDNGYDISDYRAIMAEFGTMADFDELLAAAHQRGLKIMLDLVVNHSSDEHPWFVEARDHPDSEKRDYYIWKPPVNGDMPTHWQAFFGGPVWQLDEASGEYYLHLFSVKQPDLNWENPKLRAEVYDLMRFWLDKGIDGFRMDVINLISKDQAYPDAEPITGTALTSGYPYFMNGPRVHEFLQEMNREVLSHYDLMTVGETPGASVDDAVRYSDPQRGELDMVFQFEHVGLGSGERGKWSNLPWTLPELKSILSRWQTGLHNRGWNSLYWDNHDQPRAVSRFGNDSPEFRVPSAKMLATLLHFMQGTPYIYQGEEFGMTNVRFERVDQYDDLETLGAERELRELHGWSEERIMASIHAMSRDNARTPVQWDASPNAGFTSGKPWLEINPNYPNINAEAAEADLDSVWHHYKHLIALRKSLDVVRDGTYELLDAEHPSIYAYLRSDGHTKLLIVAHFSAKAGQYRIPAEFVGGEVLSNNYSSLQLTEKLNLEPYQAVVIRAK, encoded by the coding sequence TCCGCGCAGCTTTCAAGACTCTAACGGCGACGGTATCGGCGATTTGCGCGGCATTCTTTCGCGCTTGGATTACTTGGCGCGGCTGGGCGTAGACGTCCTCTGGCTCTCCCCTATTTTCGCTTCACCCAACGACGACAACGGCTACGACATCTCGGATTACCGCGCCATCATGGCCGAGTTCGGGACGATGGCGGATTTTGACGAACTGCTCGCCGCAGCGCACCAACGCGGTCTCAAAATCATGCTGGATCTGGTGGTCAACCACTCCAGCGACGAGCATCCGTGGTTCGTGGAAGCCCGCGACCACCCCGACTCGGAAAAGCGCGATTACTACATCTGGAAACCGCCTGTGAACGGTGACATGCCGACCCACTGGCAGGCCTTTTTCGGCGGCCCAGTCTGGCAGCTCGATGAAGCGTCGGGCGAGTATTACCTGCACTTGTTCAGCGTTAAGCAGCCGGATCTCAACTGGGAAAATCCCAAGCTCCGCGCCGAAGTCTACGACCTGATGCGCTTTTGGCTCGACAAGGGCATCGACGGCTTTAGGATGGACGTGATCAACCTCATTTCCAAAGACCAAGCTTACCCAGACGCTGAGCCGATAACAGGCACGGCGCTGACCTCCGGCTACCCGTATTTTATGAACGGCCCCCGCGTGCATGAATTCTTGCAGGAAATGAACCGCGAAGTGCTGAGCCACTACGATTTGATGACGGTGGGCGAAACGCCGGGGGCCAGCGTGGACGACGCCGTGCGCTACTCCGATCCCCAGCGAGGCGAACTTGATATGGTGTTTCAGTTTGAGCACGTGGGACTGGGCAGCGGCGAACGTGGCAAGTGGAGCAACCTACCTTGGACACTGCCGGAACTGAAAAGCATTCTCAGCCGCTGGCAAACTGGTCTGCACAATCGCGGCTGGAACAGCTTATATTGGGACAACCACGACCAGCCCCGCGCCGTTTCGCGCTTCGGTAATGACTCCCCCGAATTCAGGGTGCCCAGCGCCAAGATGCTGGCGACTTTGCTCCACTTTATGCAGGGCACGCCGTACATTTATCAGGGCGAGGAATTCGGGATGACCAACGTCCGTTTTGAGCGCGTCGATCAGTACGACGACCTTGAGACGCTGGGAGCCGAGCGTGAGCTGCGTGAACTCCACGGTTGGAGCGAAGAGCGCATCATGGCCAGCATCCACGCCATGAGCCGCGACAACGCCCGCACGCCGGTTCAGTGGGACGCCTCACCCAATGCCGGATTTACCAGCGGCAAACCCTGGCTGGAAATTAACCCGAATTATCCCAACATCAACGCGGAAGCCGCCGAGGCCGATCTGGATTCGGTCTGGCACCACTACAAGCACCTTATTGCCCTGAGAAAATCGCTGGACGTGGTGCGGGACGGCACGTATGAGCTGCTGGACGCCGAGCATCCCAGCATTTACGCTTACCTGCGCAGTGACGGCCACACCAAGCTGCTGATCGTGGCCCACTTTTCGGCCAAGGCGGGCCAGTACCGCATTCCTGCCGAGTTCGTGGGCGGCGAAGTCTTGAGCAATAACTATTCAAGCTTGCAACTGACCGAAAAATTGAACTTGGAGCCATATCAAGCTGTGGTGATTCGGGCAAAGTAA